One Skermanella sp. TT6 genomic window, CGCTGACGCTGGCGACGGCGGGAGTCGTCGCGACCACGGCCCTTGTCGGAACCGCGGCCCGTTACGCCCTGGGGCTTCCCTGGCAGGAGGCGTTGCTGGTCGGCGCGATCGTCAGCTCGACCGACGCGGCGGCGGTCTTCTTCCTGTTGAGGGTCGGCGGGATCACGCTCCGCGACCGTGTCCGGTCCACCCTGGAGATCGAATCGGGGACCAACGATCCCATGTCGATCTTCCTGACCATCGCCCTCGTCGAACTCATCGCGGCCGGCGGGGCCGAATCGCCTTGGGACCTGCTCCTGATGTTCGCCACCCAGATCGGCGGCGGCGTCCTGTTCGGCCTTGCCGGCGGATGGCTGCTGATCCTGGCGATCAATCGCATCCGCCTGGAGCAGGGACTGTACCCGGTCGTGTCCCTGTCCCTCGCTCTGTTCATCTTCGCGGTCGCCGGAACCCTCGGGGGAAGCGGCTTCCTGGCGGTCTATGTCGCGGGGCTGATCGCCGGAAACGCCAAGCTGCGCGGCGCGCAGAGCCTGCGCCGGTTCCACAACGGCCTGACCTGGCTGAGCCAGATCGTGATGTTCGTCATGCTGGGCCTGCTGGCGACGCCGTCGCAGTTTCCGGAACTGCTGGCGCCCGCCGCGCTGCTGGCGCTGGTGCTGATCCTGGTCGCCCGGCCGCTGGCGGTCTGGCTGTGCCTGGCGCCGTTCCGCTTCACCGCCAACGAGACCACCTTCATCGCCTGGGTCGGGCTGCGCGGCGCGGTGTCGATCCTGCTCGCCATCGTGCCGACGCTGTTCGGGCTGCCCGACGGCCAGACCTACTTCAACATCGCCTTCCTGATCGTGCTGATGTCGCTGCTGGTCCAAGGCTGGACGATCAGGCCGCTCGCGCATTGGCTGAAACTGATCGTGCCGCCGCGAATCGGGCCGGTCGACAGGGTGGAGCTGGAACTGCCCGGACAGGCCGACTACGAACTGGTCGCCTATACGATCCGCGAGCACAGCCCGGTGGTGACCGGGCACCGCCTGCCCCGCTGGGCGCGGCCATCGCTGATCATCCGGGACGGTCAGGTCCAGACGGTCCATACCGTCCGCCACCTCCAGGCCGGCGACCTGGTCTATCTGTTCACCGCGCCGTCGCGCGTGGCCCTGCTCGACCGGCTGTTCGGCGAGACGCGCGAGCTGGCGGAGGACGACCGGCAGTTCTTCGGCGACCTGAGCCTGAAGGCCGACATCACGGTGGGAGCCCTGGCGGAGCTTTACGGCCTGCCCCTCTCCGTGCGCAACGCCAAGCTGACCCTGGCCGACCTGTTCCGGCAGGAGTTCCGCGACTCGGTCGAGGTCGGCGACCGGCTGCGCATGGGCTCGGTCGAGTTGATCGCCCGGGACATGGACGAGGGCAGGCTGCTCACCGTGGGGCTCGCGCTCGAACCGGCGACTCCGACCGCCGGCCCTCGCATTCCCGTGAT contains:
- a CDS encoding potassium/proton antiporter, with amino-acid sequence MESINLIILVAAALLLVSIFTSLISFRIGAPLLLIFLGVGLAAGEDGIGGIDFDNTPAAFLIGSVALAIILFESGFDTRFSSYRAAAWPALTLATAGVVATTALVGTAARYALGLPWQEALLVGAIVSSTDAAAVFFLLRVGGITLRDRVRSTLEIESGTNDPMSIFLTIALVELIAAGGAESPWDLLLMFATQIGGGVLFGLAGGWLLILAINRIRLEQGLYPVVSLSLALFIFAVAGTLGGSGFLAVYVAGLIAGNAKLRGAQSLRRFHNGLTWLSQIVMFVMLGLLATPSQFPELLAPAALLALVLILVARPLAVWLCLAPFRFTANETTFIAWVGLRGAVSILLAIVPTLFGLPDGQTYFNIAFLIVLMSLLVQGWTIRPLAHWLKLIVPPRIGPVDRVELELPGQADYELVAYTIREHSPVVTGHRLPRWARPSLIIRDGQVQTVHTVRHLQAGDLVYLFTAPSRVALLDRLFGETRELAEDDRQFFGDLSLKADITVGALAELYGLPLSVRNAKLTLADLFRQEFRDSVEVGDRLRMGSVELIARDMDEGRLLTVGLALEPATPTAGPRIPVIPRPGDLLHALEAARSRFYFRLWQRRQRRQARRAERRARRALKRSGGDRG